From Calothrix sp. PCC 6303, a single genomic window includes:
- a CDS encoding YegS/Rv2252/BmrU family lipid kinase: MNRSACLIFNPVAGQGEPEQELAKIKEILSPEIDLDIQFTTPEIDADQLAQAAVERGVKIIIASGGDGTLSAAAAAVVGKDVSFGIISRGTANAFATALEIPDSIESACETILQGATRSVDAAFCNGFPMVLLTGIGFEAETVERADRESKNRLGIMAYVLAGLQELGNLETFDVEIETEDKIIKTRAAAVTVANAAPPTSILAQGPAGIVVDDGLLDLTILAPASKTAAIASAFHLFQTASAGNATERDDIGYLRAKQFKITTNPPQKFVVDGEVLGNTPLEINCIPSGLQIFVPLVEEEELVEKLEGLPNLVVEMK, from the coding sequence ATGAACCGTTCTGCTTGCCTTATATTTAATCCTGTAGCTGGTCAGGGAGAACCTGAGCAAGAATTAGCAAAAATTAAGGAAATATTATCACCGGAAATTGATTTGGATATTCAGTTTACCACTCCTGAAATTGACGCAGATCAGCTAGCACAAGCTGCTGTAGAGCGTGGAGTGAAAATCATTATTGCCTCCGGGGGAGATGGAACCCTTTCAGCAGCAGCAGCAGCAGTGGTTGGGAAAGATGTTTCTTTTGGAATTATTTCTAGGGGAACAGCCAATGCTTTTGCCACAGCTTTAGAAATTCCTGATTCCATCGAATCTGCTTGCGAGACTATCCTCCAAGGTGCCACTCGTTCAGTAGATGCAGCATTCTGCAACGGTTTTCCAATGGTTTTATTAACAGGAATCGGCTTTGAAGCAGAAACAGTGGAACGTGCTGACAGAGAATCTAAAAATCGTTTAGGGATTATGGCATATGTCCTTGCTGGGTTGCAGGAATTAGGGAACTTAGAAACCTTTGATGTAGAAATTGAGACAGAAGATAAGATCATTAAAACTAGAGCCGCTGCTGTCACCGTTGCCAATGCGGCACCTCCCACATCGATTTTGGCACAGGGACCTGCAGGAATAGTGGTTGATGATGGTTTACTAGATCTAACTATACTGGCACCCGCTTCCAAGACAGCTGCGATCGCATCGGCATTTCATCTCTTCCAAACAGCATCTGCTGGCAACGCTACCGAACGGGATGATATTGGTTATCTACGAGCAAAACAATTTAAAATCACCACCAACCCACCCCAGAAATTTGTTGTCGATGGTGAAGTGCTAGGTAATACACCCCTGGAAATCAACTGTATTCCCTCTGGTTTACAAATCTTCGTTCCCCTTGTGGAAGAAGAGGAATTAGTTGAGAAACTTGAGGGTTTACCTAATTTGGTTGTGGAAATGAAATAA